In Papaver somniferum cultivar HN1 chromosome 1, ASM357369v1, whole genome shotgun sequence, a genomic segment contains:
- the LOC113278513 gene encoding vacuolar protein sorting-associated protein 53 A-like, with amino-acid sequence MDKSGALEYINQMFPTEASLPGVEPLIQKIQSEIARVDAGILTAVRQQSNSGTKAKEDLAAATSAVQELMHKIREIKTKAEQSETMVQEICRDIKKLDFAKKHITTTITALHRLTMLVSAVEQLQVMASKRQYKEAAAQLEAVNQLCSHFEAYRDVPKINELREKFKNIKQILKSHVFSDFSSLGTGKETEEANLLQQLSDACLVVDALEPSVREELVKNFCSRELTSYRQIFEGAELAKLDKAERRYAWIKRRLRTNDEIWKIFPSSWHVAYLLCIQFCKLTRTQLEDILDNLKEKPDVGTLLLALQRTIEFEDELAEKFSGGTWNREAGNDVEDVNKGESNNQAVIDIRKKYEKKLASHQGSGSEEKDGHKDLSVPGAGFNFRGIISSCFEPHLIGYVELEEKTLMETLEKLVQDETWDTEEGSQTNILSSSMQVFLIIRRSLKRCSALTKNQTLFNLFKVFQRILRTYASKLFARLPKGGVGIVAAATGTDGQIKTSDRDERVICYIVNTAEYCHKTSGELAENVAKIIDSQYADKVDMSDVQGEFSTVITRALVTLVQGLETKFDAEMAAMTRVPWGTLESVGDQSEYVNSINLILNSSIPVLGSLLTPIYFQFFLDKLAASLGPRFYLNIYKCKHISETGAQQMLLDTQAVKTILLDIPSLGRTTSSASSYLKFVSREMSKAEALLKVILSPVDSVSDTYRALLPEGTPSEFQRILELKGLKKADQQSILDDFNKNRSGVTQPSVVVQSAVPAAPTSPAVVAAAGSAISTMGIASREDVLTRAAALGRGAATTGFKRFIALTEAAKDRKDGPFRKLFSP; translated from the exons ATGGATAAGTCAGGTGCTCTGGAGTACATCAACCAGATGTTCCCTACAG AAGCATCTTTACCTGGAGTGGAGCCACTTATTCAAAAGATTCAGAGTGAGATTGCTCGTGTTGATGCAGGGATACTGACTGCAGTTCGCCAACAG AGTAATTCTGGTACTAAAGCCAAAGAAGATCTTGCTGCAGCTACAAGTGCTGTTCAG GAACTCATGCATAAGATCCGGGAAATAAAAACCAAGGCCGAGCAAAGTGAAACCATGGTTCAAGAAATTTGTCGTGACATCAAAAAGCTGGATTTTGCAAAGAAGCACATAACAACTACAATCACTGCTCTTCATCGACTTACAATGCTCG TCTCAGCTGTTGAGCAACTTCAAGTAATGGCTTCAAAGCGCCAATATAAGGAAGCAGCGGCTCAGTTGGAG GCGGTAAACCAGTTATGCAGTCATTTTGAGGCCTATAGAGACGTTCCAAAGATTAATGAGCTTAGAGAGAAGTTTAAAAACATCAAGCAAATACTCAAATCTCATGTATTCTCAGATTTCTCAAG CTTAGGTACAGGGAAAGAGACAGAGGAAGCCAATTTATTGCAACAATTATCTGATGCTTGCTTAGTTGTTGATGCTTTGGAGCCTTCTGTGAgagaagagttggtgaaaaactTCTGCAGTAGGGAGCTTACTTCATACCGTCAGATCTTTGAAGGAGCTG AGTTGGCCAAGTTGGATAAAGCTGAACGGAGATATGCATGGATCAAAAGGCGTTTGCGAACGAATGACGAAATTTGGAAGatctttccttcttcttggcaTGTTGCGTATTTGCTTTGTATCCAGTTTTGTAAATTGACAAG AACACAACTTGAGGATATACTTGATAATCTGAAAGAAAAGCCTGATGTTGGAACTCTGTTATTG GCATTACAAAGAACGATTGAGTTTGAGGACGAGTTGGCTGAAAAATTCAGCGGAGGCACTTGGAATAGGGAAGCTGGGAATGATGTTGAGGATGTAAATAAAGGGGAGAGTAATAACCAAGCTGTAATAGACATTCGAAAGAAGTACGAAAAGAAACTTGCTTCGCATCAAGGAAGTGGCTCAGAG GAAAAGGATGGCCATAAAGACTTGTCAGTTCCTGGAGCTGGA TTCAACTTCCGAGGGATTATCTCATCTTGTTTTGAACCTCACCTGATTGGATACGTTGAACTGGAGGAGAAAACACTAATGGAGACCCTGGAAAAACTTGTTCAG GATGAAACCTGGGATACAGAGGAGGGAAGTCAGACAAATATTTTATCAAGTAGCATGCAG GTGTTTCTGATAATCAGGAGAAGCTTGAAGAGATGCAGTGCATTGACGAAGAACCAAACGCTGTTTAATCTGTTTAAG GTGTTTCAAAGAATTCTTAGAACATATGCTTCTAAACTTTTCGCAAGATTACCAAAAGGTGGAGTGGGGATAGTTGCAGCCGCTACTGGTACCGATGGGCAGATCAAG ACTTCTGACAGGGACGAAAGGGTGATATGTTATATAGTGAATACTGCAGAATATTGCCATAAAACG TCTGGTGAACTAGCTGAAAACGTGGCAAAAATCATTGATTCCCAGTATGCAGATAAAGTGGATATGTCGGATGTGCAG GGTGAATTCTCAACAGTAATAACTAGAGCGTTGGTGACACTAGTGCAAGGTTTAGAAACCAAATTTGATGCTGAAATGGCTGCGATGACACGTGTTCCATGGGGTACACTTGAAAGTGTTGGCGACCAGTCAGA GTATGTCAATAGCATAAATTTGATTCTTAATAGCAGCATTCCTGTGCTCGGAAGTTTGTTAACTCCCATTTACTTCCAGTTTTTCTTAGACAAG CTTGCAGCTTCTTTGGGTCCACGCTTCTACCTCAACATTTACAAGTGCAAACACATATCGGAGACCGGAGCACAGCAG ATGCTGCTGGATACTCAGGCTGTAAAGACGATACTTTTGGATATCCCTTCTTTGGGAAGAACA ACATCAAGTGCCTCTAGCTACTTAAAATTCGTCAGTCGTGAGATGAGCAAAGCTGAAGCACTGTTGAAG GTTATTCTATCTCCTGTTGATTCTGTCAGCGATACTTACAGAGCTCTGCTTCCAGAGGGAACACCTTCGGAATTTCAACGAATTCTGGAGCTTAAG GGCCTAAAGAAAGCAGATCAACAGAGCATACTGGACGACTTCAATAAGAACAGATCCGGGGTTACCCAACCATCTGTAGTTGTTCAGTCAGCTGTGCCGGCAGCACCGACatcccctgctgttgttgctgcagctggtaGTGCAATCTCAACCATGGGTATTGCTTCTCGTGAGGATGTGTTAACTCGAGCTGCTGCACTTGGAAGAGGTGCTGCAACAACTGGGTTCAAAAGATTCATTGCCCTAACAGAGGCAGCCAAGGATAGGAAAGATGGGCCTTTCCGCAAGCTTTTTAGTCCGTGA
- the LOC113278524 gene encoding polyphenol oxidase, chloroplastic-like: protein MHIQSKAMASSLSSLASISSTSSSTRTPSACSTFSQRKSSSQISVVRENKLNHFKVIKCRANKDPDKDANENGFIDRRNMLIGLGGLYGATTTAGFGAGREAMAAPIAPPDLSKCGPANLPAGAAPINCCPPPNTKILDFQLPSSSTPLRVRPAAHLVDDAYVAKYTKAYELMRALPDDDPRSFKQQANVHCAYCDGAYDQAGFPNLEIQVHNSWLFFPFHRYYLYFHERILGSLIGDPTFALPFWNWDSPAGMQMPSMYANPGSSLYDKLRDAKHQPDYLMDLNYNLVDPNLPAQQQYTSNLTTMYRQMVSGAKTATLFLGTPYRAGGQANPGAGTLENVPHGTVHLWTGDRTQPNVENMGNFYSAARDPIFYAHHSNIDRMWTVWKSLGGNRKDFTDPDFLNAAYLFYDENKQLVRVTNKDCLTQENLRYKYEDVEIPWLQSKPVTPKRRAAEKKAAKKQAASKTGFPIVLDKTVQVLVKRPKTKSRSKKEKEDKEEILVISGIELDRSAIVKLDVFINNEDETGPESSEFAGSFTNVPHKHGKKNKKIKTCLKLGITEVLEDLEAEDDEDIVVTIVPKDSGRAKEVVTIEGIEIEFGS, encoded by the exons ATGCATATTCAAAGCAAAGCCATggcatcatctctttcttctcTTGCTTCCATTTCTAGCACTTCTTCTTCTACTAGGACTCCATCTGCATGCTCTACTTTCTCCCAAAGAAAATCATCCTCACAAATTTCTGTTGTCAGAGAAAACAAACTTAACCATTTTAAAGTTATCAAATGTAGAGCTAATAAGGATCCGGACAAAGATGCAAATGAAAATGGTTTTATTGATAGAAGAAACATGCTTATTGGTTTAGGAGGTTTATATGGTGCAACAACAACAGCTGGGTTCGGTGCTGGCCGCGAGGCTATGGCAGCTCCAATAGCTCCACCTGATCTATCAAAATGTGGTCCAGCAAATCTCCCTGCTGGTGCAGCACCAATTAATTGTTGCCCGCCACCTAACACAAAAATCCTCGATTTTCAACTGCCATCTTCTTCTACTCCACTCAGGGTTCGTCCAGCTGCACATTTAGTTGATGATGCGTATGTCGCTAAATATACGAAAGCATACGAACTTATGAGAGCTCTTCCAGACGACGATCCACGTAGTTTTAAACAACAAGCTAATGTCCATTGTGCTTACTGTGATGGTGCATATGATCAGGCTGGTTTCCCTAATTTGGAAATTCAAGTTCACAATTCATGGCTCTTCTTTCCGTTCCATAGATATTATCTTTACTTCCATGAGAGAATCTTGGGTAGTTTGATTGGTGATCCAACTTTTGCTTTGCCGTTCTGGAACTGGGATTCTCCTGCAGGCATGCAGATGCCTTCTATGTATGCGAATCCAGGTTCTTCTCTTTATGACAAACTTCGCGACGCTAAACATCAACCGGATTATCTAATGGATCTTAACTACAATCTTGTTGATCCTAACCTCCCTGCACAACAACAATACACTAGTAATCTTACTACTATGTATCGTCAGATGGTATCCGGTGCAAAGACTGCAACACTTTTCCTCGGAACTCCGTACCGAGCCGGTGGACAAGCGAATCCTGGTGCTGGAACACTTGAGAATGTTCCACACGGTACGGTTCATTTGTGGACTGGAGACCGAACACAGCCTAACGTCGAAAACATGGGTAATTTCTATTCTGCAGCAAGGGACCCAATATTTTACGCGCATCACTCCAACATTGATCGGATGTGGACTGTGTGGAAAAGTTTGGGAGGGAACCGGAAGGATTTCACTGATCCTGATTTCTTGAACGCAGCCTATCTTTTCTATGATGAGAACAAGCAGCTTGTCAGAGTCACG AATAAAGATTGTTTGACACAAGAAAATCTAAGGTACAAGTATGAAGATGTGGAAATTCCATGGTTGCAATCGAAACCCGTAACTCCTAAAAGAAGGGCAGCAGAGAAGAAAGCAGCAAAGAAGCAGGCTGCAAGCAAGACAGGGTTCCCTATAGTACTGGACAAGACGGTTCAAGTTTTGGTTAAGAGGCCAAAGACAAAATCAAGAAGcaagaaagaaaaggaagataAAGAAGAGATATTGGTTATAAGCGGCATTGAACTGGACAGAAGTGCCATTGTGAAGTTGGACGTCTTTATTAACAATGAAGACGAGACCGGTCCCGAATCGAGTGAATTTGCTGGTAGTTTCACTAATGTACCACATAAACAtggtaagaagaataagaaaatcaAGACTTGTTTGAAGTTGGGAATAACCGAAGTTCTTGAAGATTTAGaagctgaagatgatgaagatattgtTGTTACCATAGTACCAAAGGATTCAGGAAGAGCAAAAGAAGTTGTTACTATTGAAGGCATCGAAATTGAGTTTGGTTCTTAA